From the Psilocybe cubensis strain MGC-MH-2018 chromosome 6, whole genome shotgun sequence genome, the window GGTTGCTTGTGAAGATGAAGCTGCATTGCTACTTGCGTGGAAAAGCTTCATAATTGAGGTTGATCCTGACATCGTTCTTGGCCATAACATCACTAGGTTCGACATGCCGTTTCTTTTGGGTCGAGCCATAGTGCATAATTTAGACGAATTCCCGTACCTTGGACGACTTAAATGCAAGTAATCAATTATTATCGCTTGATCGCCAACTGACAGTTTTACGACCAATGGTAGCATTTCGTCAGGTCATGGAAGATCCATATGCGTTACCAGCCTGGAACGCCTTTGATAAATGTCCGGGATACGTCGGGCGCTTCGTTCTTGATATCTACAAGCATGCCTCGGATATAGGCATAACGGGTCGCGGGAGATCAACGCTAAACAGTCTTTCAGAGCGATTCCTGAAcgacaagaaagaaaatctTTCCTTCGACAAAATTCCGGGTTTGCAAGCCGGCACTGCTGACGATAGACGTACTCTTGCAACATACTGTCTCAAGGTAAGTTTTCACTTGATATTCTATCTATGTATGCAAGTAATCAATATTTAATAGGATACGCTACTTCCACTTCATTTGATGAATAAAATGGAATGCCTGCCTATCCAAATCAAGCAAGCCAGAAAAGCCCATCTTCCATTGAACGCGATGCGCGAGAGACCATCTTTGAAGGACACTTCACAGATTTGTCAGAAACGCAAGGCAGAGATAGAGGGTGATTCTAATACTAACTATACTCTCGATGGAGAACGCGCGTTGAAAAGACAACGCTCTGACGCATACTAAACAACTTGGCTATGAAATTTTGGCGCTTGGAGTCGTTACATTTAGAATGGATCTCAATTCTGGGCCCTCGAAGTTCTTGATATAACTTTTTATATTGTACGGCAAAGGGTACGGTTTACTAGTATATAGGTGAACTATCTTGACCCCAAAGGTACTCATGACGTCATCTACTCGCTTATCTATGTTTCCCACCATCTACGTAAGCAGCACGCGTACCCGGAACCGGTAATTATGTGCCGACCCGCATTTTTATTGcaccttcaagcttcaagttggcTCTTTCTTAAACACAACCATTTATTGTCCGTCGCCGATGCCCGACATGTTTTCCGATGAATTTTGCGCCTCTCCCTTGCAACCTGTTGCTGCTCACTAGAGGCACGTCTCATAAAAAAAGTTAACTTTTTGCGTGCAAGTTCGTAGGAAAACTTCATATCTCGGTGTCTCTCAAAGTTGCCCTGCGTCCTACTATGAGCCACTATTTTCTCAGACAAATGTACACTTAGTGCATTTATGTCTTTGTGGTACCAGCATTTAATATGGCTGTTAAGCGCATTTGTGACTCGTATTCTATGACCTTCTCCAAACCTTCCCGTACGGTCGGCACCGCGAGTCAGTCTTGGTTTTGGGTTACTCTGCCGGCTACCTTCATCCTTCGATTCCCACACATTCCATATAAAAGGACCTCTAACCCCTTGGTAAGCCTTAACACATCACCCTCATGTCATCCAAGAACACAATCACCCCATTCCAAATCAATATTACCGAGGAACGGATTAGCCTCCTACAGCAAAAGCTCGCGTTATCGATCCTCCCCGACGAATTAGAGGATGCGGGACGCGACTACGGCGTACCGCTTGCCGATATTCAGCGCCTACTTGCTCGCTGGCAATCTGGGTACGATTGGAAGAAACACGAGAAGGAATTGAATCAGGAGTTACCGCAGTTCCAGACGGATATAGACATTGAAGGGCATGGAACCCTCAAAATCCACTTCGTGCACAAGAAAAGTAATGTGGAAGGAGCCATACCTTTGCTATTTGTCCATGGATGTAAGCTCTTTTATCTCGGCATATTAGCAAGAATAACCTTCTTTTTTGCAGGGCCTGGCAGTGTGGTTGAAGTCCGCAAAATTTTACCACTCTTAATTCAAGGATCACCTGCGTTTCATGTGGTCGCCCTCGGTTTGCCCGGGTATGGGTTTTCTGAAGCTCCCAAGAAAAAAGGATTCGCTTTTGATCAATACGCCGAGGTAAATATCTATCGTTATCAACACGGCTACCCTTGTTATTTCTGAGACTGATACGCATGCGCTTGAAGGTAGGGAACAAATTGATGATCGCACTGGGATATGATCAGTATGGTAAGTACACTATGATTAGTATGCACTTTTGGGTCTTACAAATACACAATACTTCACCTAAATCCAGTAACCCAGGGAGGGGACTGGGGATATATGGTAGGCTAAATTTAGAGCCTGTTTGCAACGATGTTCAGTATTTAATGGCTTTTTTTAGGTCACCAGAAGGATTGCCCACCTTTACGGTGGAACGCACTGCAAAGCTTGGCACACTAACTACGAGGCGGCAGAACCTGGTCGGTTAGTAATCAACGATTGACTGCTACTGTTTGGAGCACAAACTGAAGTGTATGTCTCTTTGGGCGACATAATAACTAGGGTGCCTCCAGAACTCTTTTCTCAGCCTGCCGAATTTTTCAAGAATCTGAGTCCTGATATCACACCGGAGGAGAAATCAGGCTTGGAAAGATCAGTATGGTTCAGGACACAAGGAATGGGATATTTCATGGAGCAATCCACGCAACCACAAACAATTGGATACAGTTTAGCCGATTCTCCTGTTGGTCTTCTTGCTTGGATTTATGAAAAGCTTGTCAATTGGACAGATAACTACCCTTgggatgacgacgaaggtTTGTCCCGTTTGATTTATTGCACATAGTCGAGGCAATCCTGATGACCAAATTTGTTTGTAGTTCTGACCTGGGTATCCATTTATTGGTTCTCAAATGCTGGCCCTGCAGCATCCGCGAGAATCTATTACGAGAGTGTAAGGGAAGCTCCTACTGCTAATCCACTCCCAACAATTCCACACGGAGCGTCTGTGTTTCCCAAAGATATTTTTGTTGCCCCGCTTTCGTGAGTGTCGTTGTCCTTCATAGTGCAAATTTCAGTCTAATAAAAATTCATTGTAGATGGACCAAGAGCCCCCACAGAGTATTTGAGACCGCTCATAACAAAGGAGGACATTTTGCAGCCTTGGAATCGCCCGAGGTGCTGGTAGGTGATTTGAGAAAAATGTTTGCCCAAGGAGGACCGGCATATGGGGTTGTTGAGGGTAAATCAGGATACTAGCCCATTTTTTCCGATAAATAAATGGCGTCAAGAACAACTAAAGAATTGAAGTAAATGTACCTGGTTTGTCGCTCATTGTGCACCAACGTCGCAAATCAGGTGACGTCGTGAGTACCTTTTGGGTAATGGAACGTCCCCCGAGCATTTACTCAGCTTCAACTTGTCACGTCAACTTGTATTCAAGGAAGAATTTCCGACGCCATACCCTCATCACTCAAAGTAACTAAGCTTCAGCTTACCATTCATGCCAAACATAAGCCGTTTTTTCTGGTTCCTACTTCACCAAAAGTTGAAGCTTGGAGTTTCAGCTTAAAGTGGCTTCAAGTGGCAGCCACTCAAGGCTTCCAAACCTCAACTATCTCAGGCGGACTACCATCCTAGTAAAAAACGATAGGCAATAACTGATTCCAAGATATCGACTTTATTAGCATGCGTTTTTGATTCATTCTGATTCTTGACATCCTCCCAATAACGCTGCTCAAGCGCAGTTCCAACTTGTCGGCTGTACATCCGGTTGTTGGCGTCGTTACCTCTCAATTATCTTGTGCGTACTGTATAAATGCACTGGCAGACATTCATGTTCATCCCTTACTGAAACCATGATACGTGAAAATTTCCTCATTCaacttctctttttttcaagtcTTTTCTACTACAGCACCGCGGTAAAAAACCAGATGAACGCTGTGACCAAACCCTTTCAGATCAGCGTCCCGGATAAGAGCTTAGAACTTTTGAACAAGAAGCTTGCACTGTCGATTCTTCCTGACGAATTGGAGGACGCAGGACGTGACTATGGGGCACCCCTCAGTGATATTCAGCGCCTACTCGCCCGCTGGAAGTCTGGGTACGACTGGAGGAGGTATGAAAAGCAAATCAACAGCGAGCTTCCACAATTTCAGACTGAAATCGATGTAAACGGACACGGGACGCTCAAGATCCACTTTGTGCACAAGAAAAGTGAGGTTGAAGGCGCTATTCCGTTGTTGTTCGTTCATGGATGTGAGTTTTAAGGTTGATTTTCCTTTTAAAACGAGAGGATTAATATTCAG encodes:
- a CDS encoding Putative epoxide hydrolase — encoded protein: MSSKNTITPFQINITEERISLLQQKLALSILPDELEDAGRDYGVPLADIQRLLARWQSGYDWKKHEKELNQELPQFQTDIDIEGHGTLKIHFVHKKSNVEGAIPLLFVHGWPGSVVEVRKILPLLIQGSPAFHVVALGLPGYGFSEAPKKKGFAFDQYAEVGNKLMIALGYDQYVTQGGDWGYMVTRRIAHLYGGTHCKAWHTNYEAAEPGRVPPELFSQPAEFFKNLSPDITPEEKSGLERSVWFRTQGMGYFMEQSTQPQTIGYSLADSPVGLLAWIYEKLVNWTDNYPWDDDEVLTWVSIYWFSNAGPAASARIYYESVREAPTANPLPTIPHGASVFPKDIFVAPLSWTKSPHRVFETAHNKGGHFAALESPEVLVGDLRKMFAQGGPAYGVVEGRISDAIPSSLKVTKLQLTIHAKHKPFFLVPTSPKVEAWSFSLKWLQVAATQGFQTSTISGGLPSYTAVKNQMNAVTKPFQISVPDKSLELLNKKLALSILPDELEDAGRDYGAPLSDIQRLLARWKSGYDWRRYEKQINSELPQFQTEIDVNGHGTLKIHFVHKKSEVEGAIPLLFVHGWPGSVVEVRKILPLLIKGGPDQPSFHVVALSLPGFGFSEAPRKRGFAFDQYAEVGNKLMLALGYDQYVTQGGDWGYMVTRRIGHLYGRNYSRAWHTNYEAAEPGRVPAELFSKTDEFLKNLGPEYTAADKAGLERTVWYRNQGMGYFSEQATQPQTIGYSLADSPVGLLAWIYEKLVNWTDDYSWDDDEVLTWVSIYWFSTAGPVASVRIYYENRHEKPYIDILPTIPHGASVFPKDIFVAPLSWVNEHRIARWTESPYRVFATVHPRGGHFAATEQPERLVEDVRRMFAKKGPAFGVVEGRIGY